tttaaaattaataactatataaatttatataattttttagtgataattatattaataattataacactatAACTTGATCACATATCAACAATAAACCCCTTAATCTAAACTCATGATTCAATGTATATGTACAAGTGAGGGTTTATTTGTACTTATCCCAACTTACCTTTCCTCTTGGCGTTCTTTCATAGAGACACCCATCTGCTTTTCCAACAAACGGGTACAAAGTACAAACAACGCACCTCCCCTCAAGGTGACATTTTCTAATTTCGCCACCGCATACGTCATGTTGTCCATATGTGATGATGTTAACTaatcgttttaattttttaaggaaatatattttttcattaattaaaattaaattaattttataaaaatttagacaTATATggttatttaaaatatctaaacaACTTAGAAACgttagataattaattaatttcttaattttaataattttgtttatttttttagcatggtGATGGTGATTgatacctataaaaaaaatattatttattgattttgaagactttttgatatataaacaaatatctttttagaaaaaaaaatattttaaaaagaaaagttctGAAAATACCTATActgtaaaatattaagaattaataaattatagacaTGATGCCTGAAAGATTTACAAGACATTTGTtttgaatcttattttttttatgaagaaaaggagttgaaatatgataatatttaataaaagataattattttttatatattattaatgttaacaaaaatataataggtttttagaagatttttatacttttaagaATGTTAAAAGGATTAACATCTttaaccttaatattttatattaaaaaataaaaataaataaacaaagttttataacaaaataaagagggttttttatatttatttaaaccaaacatgtaactaaatctataaatatttaatttaataactcgTTAGAGTTAGACTGAGTTTATtagactaaaaaaacattaaatttccaCCCaatcttttatcaattttttaaccaATAAACTTGcccaaaaataacatatatataagtCACGCTGCTCCACCACAATCATATTTCAAACAATGGCATTCACAAAAATccttaaatatatatagcattcaaattaaaaatgatcaTGAGCCAGATCTTAAAGGTACACTGGTTCGATCATGAGAATGATTTTCAGTAACATTTTCAAGTTGTTTACTTGGTCAAAGGTCCTGGGTCTTTGCGCTCTTCCCTGAGCCGCCAGAAAAGAAAGTCCTGTGAAACCTGTCTCCTCCATTCACAGTTCGGCGTCTGGCACTTTTTTAATAACTGGGCTCTGTAGTCCAGTtgcctataaaattaattattaaaatacgCACCAACAAGAGTTGGCCATTTTGGACTGCCTCGCCTGCATAGCTTGGAATATTGCTTCAtcgttttgtttttctcttacaagaggattaaaaaaataataaattctctTCAAAGACACCcttaaatactattattttatttgatatagtgTGTTCCAATATACTAAGAATATAGTTTAACCGTAagagtttggaattaatttttttttttaatattaaatttgaatacGATGacaactaaaaatttaaataattattaattttaaaatttataaaattaattaaaatgcacACAAATTAATCtggaaattaatattaataataatagtaattattattattattatttcctaCATGTTTACGCGACAGCTTATCAGTGAATGACATCTATTATTAGTCTTAAGATTTTTGCTCGGTGGATCGTGACAGAGTCAATGGAAATCCACAATTATTCTGTAATAAGTTTTGTTGAAGGAGTTCTATTCATTGAATTTTGCCTTTTGAGCAGCcatataagttttttctttttctttttcccacaACAGCATAGAGTCAATTATTGCAATTTCAAATTTACTTCCCCGGCATACTcgcaaagaaaaataaacctttcactgtgttataattataactataacAGTAAAATGTCTAGGAAAATCACCATaggaattatttttcttcacgatttcttttttcaactgCGTCCTTCTATGTTCAAATTGAGGtttaatttgttataatttattaagtttggagcaaattaaaaaataaagatcaaagtgTAAAACACGCATGAATTTCAATACCAATCtaaattttgattcaaaattcatttttatcctCATGCTTTCACTTGTCAACCTTCACAATCCCAaccattttcaaaattttaattttgctttaaaagtttatttatttttttattttctagtccatgtgtttcataaaaaagatagaaattcATTGAATTCCAACAGGGAAAGATAAAGTCATTAATTTTAgacactaaaaaaatcaattttgatgtcACTAAGTTTCAttcgacaaaaaaaaatttgttgataattgttttaaaccttaatattatctaaaaaaaacatatcaaagttGAGAAAACTTTTTTTACCCGGTTTGATTTtacattatctaaaaaaaagtcatcgctccttttcatttcatttatttctttcaatttcatctttttatttttttaaaaaagaattctcttttttattataatatatttaggtagaaaataaattaaaaaaaaaacaatatcatttaatttaacagAGTTCATGTCCTAGGTTATGAGTTTGATGagttaaaccaaaaaataaaatttaatctaatatataattgtctcaataattttttataataattttaattaatcttttttatatattttgtttatatttttataggatTGATTGGTTTTGATTTGCATTTAAAGGGTTATTATTATCTCAAGTATCGtaggtttgataagttaattagaattaacctgaatcatttcaatattaccatattattttttttatttaatttttttaatccatgatcttggatttttttagttatttagtttatttgagtaaaaaaaaattaatccgacATGCATCCTAATGTAGCCACTGGTGAATCTAACTTGAATTGGGCCAACTTTGCTcccaaaagaaatatttatatttacatcTGATGCTAGATCTCAAGAATCATACGTGTCATGAAGAAAAAAGGCACTTGATCAGCACTTCAATTTTATCTCATAATCAAattaatagaataaaatattaatgcaaCGTGCTTAGGAGGACTGCTGCAGAGGtagttaattaagaattatatatgaattaaagaTCCTGCTGCGACGGAACTGGTTGAACGAGTTTGTTTTGAATTGACAACATGTGGAACATAAtccttaaaaaaagaagaagacagaaCCATGTTCTTTCTTACAGAATGGGAATTGTGAACGTAaaggtaaattttaatttgtcagatgttttaattttacccaAAATCTTTAGTTTGTGTCAATTAACCCCTCAACTCTcataacatttttaatttttttttctttcccgcAATTTCTGTAAAtagataattaaatatgtttaagCTCTTTAAGTTACTTTTCGTTGATCTTCTACTTTAAATTAAAGTACGAGACCACCAAAGGCAACTTCTTCAACGTTGGCAACTCTTGGTCTCAGCCTCTTTACTTCCTAACTCTCAGACATTGGAGTTTAATAAATCTTGGAATTAGAATTCGAAGAATAATTTCCACAGACAAAGAGAATATGAAGGGGAAGAACAGTATATACAATCGCAAAGGGTTTTATCCTCTAAAGCGCACAGCGAATATGGAAAATTGACCCAACAAATGAAAAGCAGATAGAATCCAATATCCCAAGTCTGGGCTGCCTGGTCGATAAACAAtctaaaacccaaaatctattATTAAGATAGCATAAAAGGTCTTAAAGCAGCAAGAGGCTTAAAAGTAACCATGGCGTTAACTCGTTCATTAATTGGTCTCAGGGCTTTAATGTTTAAATTACTAGTCACCCGGAGATGACCTTCCCAGGACTTCcacttaaatttgttttttgtttaaagagaGCGATATGTATAATGGATACTAGGTGTGCTATAAATTTATCAGGGTtgaagaaggttttttttttttttttttttttttttttttttttttttttattacagaaGAGATTCATCCcttgttctttccttttctaaaaattgaaaacaagcaTCAATAGCATGGTGTGGAGGAGGGCATTAGATTTACGTAAATcactcctttttctttccttccttctttcttttccccTATTTGGGGGTCAACGTTTGCAGTCTTGCCGCATTTTTGCCAAGTTTTGATGCAGTGCCCAAGATCAGCACTGTAATCTTTTTTTAGCTCTTGAAGCTTTGAATTGGCTTGGCACTCCTAATTAATCAGTCCCCTAGCTCTTATAATCAAGAAAATTCAGATTATTTGGTGAAAACAACCTTGCAAGTAAAGAGTATGGGCCGGTAACATGGCAAGAAAGAGAAAATCTAGAGAATAAAATCTTCATCCTGTTAATGACATGAATATACAACCTTAAATGTAAGAGATATTAGGTCTCCACCTATTACATGACCTGTACCTGGTTGTTAGCAAGTAGAAAGTACTGCAACCCAAAGGATACAGTGACAGCTATATCAACATAAAGCAAGAACACCCCTCTTTGCAGTCCCCTCCCTCAGTTGAAACAAATAAGATGGACTGGTTTGTCTACCTTTTGCGCTTGGACTTCAAGGATGTCACCGATTGAGAATTGCTGTGCCAGTTCCTCTTCCTTTGGTTGATGAACCAATTGTTAATCTGCTTTAGCTGTAATCCTGTCTCCTCCACAAGTTTTGCTTTGTCATCTTCCTGAAAATCATCATGCAGACATGctcttatttataaaataaagttattaattcAAAGCTTATGATAATCTCCCTAACCggaaaagagaaggggggcTAATGCACTAGCTCTAGCATTAGTTTGTGCATCTAGTTATTTGTTTTGGTAAGAGCCAAGATATTTTCAAATATGGGATGGCATTAATGTAGAtatggtaaaatattttttgaacagTGAAGAAGTTGGATCAGTGGCTTACAGTTGGGTAAGGCCACTTGGAGTGTTGCTGCCACCAATTCTTCAGCACTGAAGTAGTGTCACCCGGTAGTTTTCCGGCCCTTCTTTTTCTCAATATCTCCTCCCTGACATCTTCAATTCTTGATTTGAAGCCCTGCAAATTAAGAAAAGtccaagtttattttcttttgacatttAAAAGGTCTACTTTTTTGTGCTGGTTAAATCATCTTAATTTCAAcctttagttttttctataGCAGTTTTAATTATACACACACCTGCTTTAATTCAATCTTCAGTTCCTGTCGAACTCTCTCCATCAAAGACCTTTCAGATTCTGTAGGAAGCAGAGGGCCGAATCCCATCATGTCATGCCCATCAGCACTTGATTGATCTAAAGAGAAATCCATTTGCAGGTCATCCTCATCGTCAGACATGGTTGCACCCGTACCTTCTCCTAGAGTCACACCTGAAAGAGATTTATGTAAATAATCCATCCATCTTGAAGGACAGCATACTAGAAAGAAATAGGTAGAACTGTCGGGATTCATGACCACCCTTTCATTTTTACAATTTAGTAGTACTCCATATGCTGTAACATTGAAGttcaataaggaaaaaaaaaaaaaaaactgggtaAGCCATATTTCCTGACTTCAACAAGAGAATGCAGCAACTCATCAGAATGATAGAAGGACATGCTTCCAATAGATTACCCATTTTACAAAGCATTTTGCCACATATCATGACACTTGGGACGCAAGTACTGGGGAGAGGGATAGAATAATTCAAAAGGGCAAAAAGGAATATGATCTCTGCAGGCTAAAGGATTTTTCTTTGATACAtggaaaataaaagttaaagtgG
This genomic interval from Populus alba chromosome 1, ASM523922v2, whole genome shotgun sequence contains the following:
- the LOC118033796 gene encoding homeobox protein knotted-1-like 7, with amino-acid sequence MQEPNLGMMGSGSGGALGGLSSGEMSVSLSGDQSRQLKAEIATHPLYEQLLSAHVSCLRVATPIDQLPLIDAQLSQSHHLLRSYASQHNQHGHSLSPHERQDLDNFLAQYLIILCTFKDQLQQHVRVHAVEAVMACREIETTLQALTGVTLGEGTGATMSDDEDDLQMDFSLDQSSADGHDMMGFGPLLPTESERSLMERVRQELKIELKQGFKSRIEDVREEILRKRRAGKLPGDTTSVLKNWWQQHSKWPYPTEDDKAKLVEETGLQLKQINNWFINQRKRNWHSNSQSVTSLKSKRKR